A single region of the Oncorhynchus tshawytscha isolate Ot180627B unplaced genomic scaffold, Otsh_v2.0 Un_contig_4237_pilon_pilon, whole genome shotgun sequence genome encodes:
- the phf3 gene encoding PHD finger protein 3 isoform X2, with the protein MDVVDTFNHLIPSDQLDDSMLIGQNLECEASNDFGTGVDQLGDSLRNMLSDKDPMFGSASSHFNILDNEDANFQIAEATVADVDVGATEGILCTAGGGLAGTETPPVKRSVGRPRKYALGVTPERSAGRGSSNNKKPPGKPGRPRKKSTLSEKITTADELTRELHLGGGRVNINDLDLGSSMNPVVVLQRLTVTFGGFKIELLPGPSFTAFTSAENTEECYEDGSLYGEGMEYTMVQEEPLHIQNPTAGSGGGVGAAQLFVKYCADDLPLGLGPYVNPNDVQASNGALPGSPCLVETKLDDQSDSQKHDPAEVRKEAGIKKAAQQHLPNSKVPTTNNPAKKQQPKLKLSALSSDKNKHLLAGKGSKGTQQHALGKKLHQRGNMHKMDEMKAKQVIVSLKRRGEFNPAQPGPKIQRTQDGRPVKLKQRLPDVGRGGPVKKTLPSGKRPPGMSPGTTITTKPSNSHVVDTQPQPQFGWTPCKRANPQKETSEEEKEEEQDEPKVKKPDKCLQKQRSRNVSRSISVEEPQLFIPDNAPAVVKKETSEEEQAKESGKGPEKEPANSETVVWDPNKNCGLCNKPHSNKFMVGCGHCDDWFHGDCVGLDLAKVKQMEGGDQEYVCLQCCTKDQYTTTKEPGGAVQGEARAEGQQKPSETQDNKMAAKQKQPPPHPVTSGGVRPFRKDSVERRQSTEVKDSTQKSGVSVKQETKRPKVSSPSSKKPVSVDQIRRSVRDALKDILLKRLKESDFQASPEKAAEVAKKTERELFAFYRDTDCKYKSKYRSLMFNLKDTKNNVLFKRVLKGEISPGTLIRMSPEELASKELAAWRQRENRHAIEMIEKEQREAERRPITKITHKGEIEIESQESGKAPEAIEPEPEPVAASKVTEEPVEVPQEKTLSTTTESVNIFHDTTSLHKTHLFDLNCKICTGRMAPPVEEAPTKVVKVATSVVRRRSATSTTEAVTKNTQSTTSSTTEGQTTNTPSATTTSTEGETPSSSAKDDDLHLKVLEESLLSAKTFSNYKGRSVSMSGRDGEASFLSNLQPLWRGLVNMPAVAKLLTKAFPVSGVLDHLTEDLPESFQMGGRISPQIVWDYLDKIRATGTKEVCLIRFSPETDEDEIHYTLLYAYFSSRKRFGVVANNLKQVKDMYLIPLGAIEKVPHQLVPFDGPGLENNRPNLLLGLIIRQRPKRDFLPVDINETARFIPESKPETATTTVTVNNKEVTREEEENSYISSLCASSTKEKDREEIPLLNTAEEVVTAEQSNTDISEKAEGEDTEEGYQPLRFLPGVLRSWGGELLPLPDFSGNPPLLGDDGREPSAPQTSKADGGAATTPGSSTTTKSPSAGAHRQTGFVIKKREPKTVKAEEPVSSSLAETSTANNNALAKEEGVAYRGPSVSLKDKPPDVSTESFLASLSTDPNTDGSLNKGDLALCEKDKSKEEKTSTLLSPTATSNASVEESVPTPKPLPSGILKKSSAYSNMTEEPTAVQSAGSQDHPQPVPVLTTRKYRPMAAQHGYPSHHHQTGYRRPPPDHGPLQVGPYGPIPLQPGGPPVDYQYQPAPPVPPFGNTAPPPFQHPPQLPTNFSYPTGPPPPMMYPPPHDPQMHNHAGITQWAQPGPGPTSPNSFPGGLPLAYGGDPQRFASAESSNPNLPPSAAAKEDQKGAAERILYSNPWDRQPGSGHKKEDRDQYGRHRHHSESRHGEKSRNHSQEGGKKRDRSRSRERDRSKDSSSHHRGSRHHSKDERHGHSERRKERHHSDGDHGNRHKHSRRDSDYEKSRRSSKDSHS; encoded by the exons ATGGATGTAGTGGACACTTTCAACCATTTGATTCCCAGTGACCAGTTGGATGACTCCATGCTGATAGGGCAGAACTTGGAATGTGAAGCGAGTAATGACTTCGGAACAGGTGTCGACCAGCTGGGAGACTCACTGAGGAACATGCTTAGTGATAAAGATCCCATGTTTGGATCTGCAAGTTCACACTTCAATATCTTAGATAATGAAGACGCCAACTTCCAGATCGCCGAAGCAACAG TTGCAGATGTTGATGTTGGTGCAACAGAGGGTATCCTCTGTACCGCTGGTGGTGGGTTGGCTGGTACAGAGACTCCGCCAGTCAAACGGTCTGTTGGCAGACCCAGGAAATACGCATTAGGAGTTACCCCAG AGCGAAGTGCAGGCAGAGGGTCTTCAAACAACAAAAAGCCCCCGGGAAAACCTGGGAGACCTAGAAAGAAGTCCACTCTGAGTGAGAAGATCACTACTGCTGATGAATTAACGAGAGAGCTTCACCTGGGTGGTGGCAGGGTGAATATCAACGACCTTGACTTGGGCTCGTCGATGAACCCCGTCGTTGTGTTACAGAGGTTGACCGTCACTTTCGGGGGTTTCAAAATCGAGCTTCTCCCGGGACCCTCCTTTACCGCTTTCACATCAGCTGAAAACACTGAGGAATGTTATGAGGATGGCTCGCTGTACGGTGAAGGGATGGAATACACTATGGTACAAGAGGAACCGTTACACATACAGAATCCCACTGCAGGGAGTGGAGGTGGCGTGGGTGCTGCTCAGCTCTTCGTGAAGTACTGTGCTGACGACTTGCCCCTAGGGCTCGGACCTTACGTCAACCCCAATGACGTTCAGGCCTCCAACGGGGCGCTTCCAGGTAGTCCTTGCTTGGTCGAGACCAAACTCGACGACCAAAGTGATTCTCAGAAGCATGATCCAGCGGAGGTGAGGAAAGAGGCCGGCATCAAGAAAGCAGCGCAGCAGCACCTGCCAAACAGCAAAGTTCCTACCACTAATAATCCAGCCAAAAAGCAGCAGCCTAAGCTGAAACTGTCAGCACTGTCCTCCGATAAGAACAAGCACCTGTTAGCTGGTAAGGGGTCCAAAGGAACCCAACAACACGCCCTGGGGAAGAAGCTCCACCAGAGAGGCAACATGCACAAGATGGATGAAATGAAAGCCAAACAAGTCATCGTGTCCTTGAAAAGGCGAGGTGAATTCAACCCAGCTCAACCCGGCCCTAAGATTCAGAGGACGCAGGACGGACGTCCTGTGAAACTAAAGCAGAGATTACCTGACGTGGGCCGCGGCGGTCCGGTCAAAAAAACACTGCCGTCTGGAAAGCGTCCTCCTGGTATGTCGCCCGGGACGACGATTACAACCAAACCCTCTAACTCTCACGTGGTCGACACCCAACCACAACCCCAGTTTGGCTGGACACCATGTAAACGTGCCAATCCTCAGAAGGAGACAtcggaggaggagaaggaggaggagcaagacgAGCCTAAAGTGAAGAAGCCAGACAAGTGTCTTCAGAAACAGAGAAGCAGGAACGTCAGCAGAAGCATCTCCGTGGAGGAACCACAGCTCTTCATCCCCGACAACGCTCCTGCCGTCGTGAAGAAGGAAACCAGTGAAGAAGAACAGGCTAAAGAATCTGGGAAGGGACCAGAAAAGGAACCTGCAAATAGTGAGACCGTTGTGTGGGATCCAAACAAGAACTGTGGATTGTGCAATAAGCCACATAGTAACAA GTTCATGGTGGGCTGTGGGCACTGTGATGACTGGTTCCATGGGGACTGTGTTGGTCTAGACCTGGCCAAGGTGAAGCAGATGGAAGGGGGGGACCAGGAGTATGTCTGTCTGCAGTGCTGTACCAAGGACCAGTACACTACCACCAAG GAGCCAGGCGGTGCTGTGCAGGGGGAGGCCAGGGCAGAGGGACAGCAGAAGCCCTCTGAGACCCAGGACAACAAGATGGCCGCCAAGCAGAAACAGCCGCCCCCACATCCTGTCACCTCCGGGGGAGTCAGGCCCTTCAGAAAG GACTCTGTGGAAAGAAGACAGTCGACTGAGGTCAAAGATTCTACGCAGAAATCAG GAGTGTCAGTCAAACAGGAGACCAAGAGGCCCAAGGTGTCGTCTCCCTCCTCTAAGAAACCGGTGTCTGTTGACCAGATCAGACGGAGCGTCCGTGACGCCCTGAAGGACATCCTCCTGAAGAG GCTGAAGGAGTCTGATTTCCAGGCGTCACCAGAGAAGGCTGCTGAGGTGGCCAagaagactgagagagagctgTTTGCCttctacagagacacagactgcAAATACAAGAGCAAGTACCGGAGCTTGATGTTCAACCTCAAAGACACCAAAAACAAT GTGTTATTCAAGAGGGTTCTGAAAGGGGAGATTTCTCCTGGCACTTTGATAAGGATGAGTCCTGAGGAACTGGCCTCAAAAGAACTGGCtgcatggagacagagagagaatcgaCAC GCGATTGAGATGAttgagaaggagcagagagaggcggagaggcgACCCATCACCAAGATCACAcacaaaggagagatagagattgAGAGCCAGGAGTCTGGGAAGGCACCAGAAGCCATAGAGCCCGAG CCAGAGCCTGTGGCTGCTTCCAAAGTGACAGAGGAGCCAGTGGAAGTTCCCCAAGAGAAGACGTTGTCGACAACAACCGAGAGCGTCAATATTTTCCATGATACAACCAGTCTGCATAAGACTCACCTGTTTGACCTCAACTGTAAGATCTGCACAG GACGTATGGCTCCACCTGTGGAGGAGGCTCCTACCAAAGTGGTGAAAGTGGCCACTAGTGTAGTGAGGAGACGGTCTGCTACCAGCACTACAGAGGCAGTGACCAAGAACACACAGTCTACTACCTCCAGCACTACAGAGGGACAGACCACGAACACACCGTCTGCCACCACTACCtctacagagggagagacaccctCCTCATCTGCTAAGGACGACGACCTTCACCTCAAAGTCCTAGAGGAGAGCCTCCTCAGCGCCAAAACCTTCTCCAACTACAAGGGGAG GTCAGTGTCTATGAGTGGCCGAGATGGCGAGGCTTCCTTCCTGTCCAACCTGCAGCCTCTATGGAGAGGGCTTGTCAACATGCCTGCTGTGGCCAAGCTCCTCACTAAAGCCTTCCCTGTATCAGGTGTCCTGGACCACCTGACAGAG GATCTGCCGGAGAGTTTCCAGATGGGTGGGAGGATCTCCCCACAGATCGTATGGGACTACCTGGACAAAATCAGAGCCACTGGAACAAAG GAGGTGTGTTTGATTCGTTTTTCCCCTGAGACCGACGAGGATGAGATCCACTACACTCTGCTCTATGCCTACTTCAGTAGCCGTAAACGCTTCGGCGTGGTCGCCAACAACTTGAAACAAGTCAAAGACATGTATCTCATCCCCTTGGGTGCTATTGAGAAAGTCCCACACCAATTGGTTCCCTTTGATGGCCCAG GACTGGAAAACAACCGCCCCAACCTCCTGCTGGGTCTGATCATCCGCCAGAGGCCCAAACGGGACTTCCTGCCCGTCGACATCAACGAAACGGCCAGGTTCATACCGGAGAGCAAACCCGAGACAGCGACGACTACGGTTACCGTAAACAACAAGGAAGTTacccgggaggaggaggagaactcTTACATCTCCTCTCTGTGCGCTTCAAGTACTAAAGAAAAGGACAGAGAAGAGATACCATTGCTGAACACCGCTGAGGAAGTGGTCACAGCAGAACAGTCTAATACAGACATCTCTGAGAAAGCTGAAGGTGAAGATACTGAAGAGGGGTACCAACCACTACGTTTCCTTCCGGGGGTGTTGCGTAGTTGGGGCGGGGAGCTTCTGCCCCTGCCAGACTTCTCAG GTAACCCTCCACTGCTGGGTGATGATGGTCGAGAGCCCTCGGCTCCACAGACCTCCAAGGCTGACGGAGGAGCAGCAACCACTCCAGGAAGCTCCACCACCACTAAGAGTCCCAGCGCTGGTGCTCACAGACAGACTGGTTTTGTCATCAAGAAGAGGGAACCCAAAACGGTCAAAGCAGAGGAACCTGTGTCTTCCAGCTTGGCTGAAACTTCTACCGCTAACAACAACGCGTTGGCGAAAGAGGAGGGTGTGGCTTACCGTGGCCCGTCGGTCTCTCTGAAAGACAAACCTCCAGACGTCTCGACAGAGTCGTTCCTGGCCAGCCTCTCCACGGATCCCAACACAGACGGCTCCTTAAACAAAGGAGATTTGGCGTTGTGCGAAAAGGATAAATCCAAAGAAGAGAAGACATCTACTCTCTTGTCTCCTACAGCCACGTCCAACGCTTCTGTTGAGGAAAGCGTCCCCACACCAAAACCCCTTCCGAGTGGAATCCTGAAGAAAAGCTCTGCGTATTCCAATATGACTGAAGAACCAACTGCTGTCCAATCAGCAGGATCACAGGATCACCCCCAACCGGTTCCTGTCCTGACCACCAGGAAGTATCGTCCAATGGCAGCTCAACACGGAtacccctcccaccaccaccagactGGCTACAGACGCCCACCTCCAGACCATGGCCCACTACAGGTTGGTCCCTATGGTCCCATCCCCCTCCAGCCTGGAGGACCTCCTGTAGACTACCAGTACCAGCCAGCACCACCTGTCCCCCCCTTCGGTAACACCGCACCGCCACCTTTCCAGCACCCGCCCCAGCTACCCACCAACTTCAGCTACCCTACTGGCCCCCCACCACCCATGATGTACCCGCCACCTCACGACCCACAGATGCATAATCATGCTGGAATAACACAGTGGGCTCAACCTGGTCCAGGTCCCACATCTCCCAACTCTTTCCCCGGGGGGCTACCGTTAGCTTACGGTGGTGACCCTCAGAGGTTTGCCTCCGCTGAATCGTCCAACCCGAACCTGCCCCCATCCGCCGCTGCCAAAGAGGACCAGAAGGGGGCAGCGGAGAGGATTCTGTACAGCAACCCCTGGGACAGGCAGCCCGGGTCGGGCCACAAGAAGGAGGACCGGGACCAGTACGGGAGACACCGGCACCACAGTGAGTCCCGTCACGGAGAGAAGAGCCGGAACCACAGCCAAGAGGGGGGAAAGAAACGAGATAGAAgccggagcagagagagagaccggagtAAAGACTCTTCTTCTCACCACAGAGGGAGCCGGCACCACTCTAAAGACGAGCGCCACGGTCAcagcgagaggaggaaagaacGGCATCATAGCGACGGTGACCACGGGAACCGTCAcaaacacagcaggagagactcTGATTATGAGAAATCGAGGAGAAGTTCCAAAGACAGTCACTCATGA
- the phf3 gene encoding PHD finger protein 3 isoform X1 — translation MDVVDTFNHLIPSDQLDDSMLIGQNLECEASNDFGTGVDQLGDSLRNMLSDKDPMFGSASSHFNILDNEDANFQIAEATVVADVDVGATEGILCTAGGGLAGTETPPVKRSVGRPRKYALGVTPERSAGRGSSNNKKPPGKPGRPRKKSTLSEKITTADELTRELHLGGGRVNINDLDLGSSMNPVVVLQRLTVTFGGFKIELLPGPSFTAFTSAENTEECYEDGSLYGEGMEYTMVQEEPLHIQNPTAGSGGGVGAAQLFVKYCADDLPLGLGPYVNPNDVQASNGALPGSPCLVETKLDDQSDSQKHDPAEVRKEAGIKKAAQQHLPNSKVPTTNNPAKKQQPKLKLSALSSDKNKHLLAGKGSKGTQQHALGKKLHQRGNMHKMDEMKAKQVIVSLKRRGEFNPAQPGPKIQRTQDGRPVKLKQRLPDVGRGGPVKKTLPSGKRPPGMSPGTTITTKPSNSHVVDTQPQPQFGWTPCKRANPQKETSEEEKEEEQDEPKVKKPDKCLQKQRSRNVSRSISVEEPQLFIPDNAPAVVKKETSEEEQAKESGKGPEKEPANSETVVWDPNKNCGLCNKPHSNKFMVGCGHCDDWFHGDCVGLDLAKVKQMEGGDQEYVCLQCCTKDQYTTTKEPGGAVQGEARAEGQQKPSETQDNKMAAKQKQPPPHPVTSGGVRPFRKDSVERRQSTEVKDSTQKSGVSVKQETKRPKVSSPSSKKPVSVDQIRRSVRDALKDILLKRLKESDFQASPEKAAEVAKKTERELFAFYRDTDCKYKSKYRSLMFNLKDTKNNVLFKRVLKGEISPGTLIRMSPEELASKELAAWRQRENRHAIEMIEKEQREAERRPITKITHKGEIEIESQESGKAPEAIEPEPEPVAASKVTEEPVEVPQEKTLSTTTESVNIFHDTTSLHKTHLFDLNCKICTGRMAPPVEEAPTKVVKVATSVVRRRSATSTTEAVTKNTQSTTSSTTEGQTTNTPSATTTSTEGETPSSSAKDDDLHLKVLEESLLSAKTFSNYKGRSVSMSGRDGEASFLSNLQPLWRGLVNMPAVAKLLTKAFPVSGVLDHLTEDLPESFQMGGRISPQIVWDYLDKIRATGTKEVCLIRFSPETDEDEIHYTLLYAYFSSRKRFGVVANNLKQVKDMYLIPLGAIEKVPHQLVPFDGPGLENNRPNLLLGLIIRQRPKRDFLPVDINETARFIPESKPETATTTVTVNNKEVTREEEENSYISSLCASSTKEKDREEIPLLNTAEEVVTAEQSNTDISEKAEGEDTEEGYQPLRFLPGVLRSWGGELLPLPDFSGNPPLLGDDGREPSAPQTSKADGGAATTPGSSTTTKSPSAGAHRQTGFVIKKREPKTVKAEEPVSSSLAETSTANNNALAKEEGVAYRGPSVSLKDKPPDVSTESFLASLSTDPNTDGSLNKGDLALCEKDKSKEEKTSTLLSPTATSNASVEESVPTPKPLPSGILKKSSAYSNMTEEPTAVQSAGSQDHPQPVPVLTTRKYRPMAAQHGYPSHHHQTGYRRPPPDHGPLQVGPYGPIPLQPGGPPVDYQYQPAPPVPPFGNTAPPPFQHPPQLPTNFSYPTGPPPPMMYPPPHDPQMHNHAGITQWAQPGPGPTSPNSFPGGLPLAYGGDPQRFASAESSNPNLPPSAAAKEDQKGAAERILYSNPWDRQPGSGHKKEDRDQYGRHRHHSESRHGEKSRNHSQEGGKKRDRSRSRERDRSKDSSSHHRGSRHHSKDERHGHSERRKERHHSDGDHGNRHKHSRRDSDYEKSRRSSKDSHS, via the exons ATGGATGTAGTGGACACTTTCAACCATTTGATTCCCAGTGACCAGTTGGATGACTCCATGCTGATAGGGCAGAACTTGGAATGTGAAGCGAGTAATGACTTCGGAACAGGTGTCGACCAGCTGGGAGACTCACTGAGGAACATGCTTAGTGATAAAGATCCCATGTTTGGATCTGCAAGTTCACACTTCAATATCTTAGATAATGAAGACGCCAACTTCCAGATCGCCGAAGCAACAG TAGTTGCAGATGTTGATGTTGGTGCAACAGAGGGTATCCTCTGTACCGCTGGTGGTGGGTTGGCTGGTACAGAGACTCCGCCAGTCAAACGGTCTGTTGGCAGACCCAGGAAATACGCATTAGGAGTTACCCCAG AGCGAAGTGCAGGCAGAGGGTCTTCAAACAACAAAAAGCCCCCGGGAAAACCTGGGAGACCTAGAAAGAAGTCCACTCTGAGTGAGAAGATCACTACTGCTGATGAATTAACGAGAGAGCTTCACCTGGGTGGTGGCAGGGTGAATATCAACGACCTTGACTTGGGCTCGTCGATGAACCCCGTCGTTGTGTTACAGAGGTTGACCGTCACTTTCGGGGGTTTCAAAATCGAGCTTCTCCCGGGACCCTCCTTTACCGCTTTCACATCAGCTGAAAACACTGAGGAATGTTATGAGGATGGCTCGCTGTACGGTGAAGGGATGGAATACACTATGGTACAAGAGGAACCGTTACACATACAGAATCCCACTGCAGGGAGTGGAGGTGGCGTGGGTGCTGCTCAGCTCTTCGTGAAGTACTGTGCTGACGACTTGCCCCTAGGGCTCGGACCTTACGTCAACCCCAATGACGTTCAGGCCTCCAACGGGGCGCTTCCAGGTAGTCCTTGCTTGGTCGAGACCAAACTCGACGACCAAAGTGATTCTCAGAAGCATGATCCAGCGGAGGTGAGGAAAGAGGCCGGCATCAAGAAAGCAGCGCAGCAGCACCTGCCAAACAGCAAAGTTCCTACCACTAATAATCCAGCCAAAAAGCAGCAGCCTAAGCTGAAACTGTCAGCACTGTCCTCCGATAAGAACAAGCACCTGTTAGCTGGTAAGGGGTCCAAAGGAACCCAACAACACGCCCTGGGGAAGAAGCTCCACCAGAGAGGCAACATGCACAAGATGGATGAAATGAAAGCCAAACAAGTCATCGTGTCCTTGAAAAGGCGAGGTGAATTCAACCCAGCTCAACCCGGCCCTAAGATTCAGAGGACGCAGGACGGACGTCCTGTGAAACTAAAGCAGAGATTACCTGACGTGGGCCGCGGCGGTCCGGTCAAAAAAACACTGCCGTCTGGAAAGCGTCCTCCTGGTATGTCGCCCGGGACGACGATTACAACCAAACCCTCTAACTCTCACGTGGTCGACACCCAACCACAACCCCAGTTTGGCTGGACACCATGTAAACGTGCCAATCCTCAGAAGGAGACAtcggaggaggagaaggaggaggagcaagacgAGCCTAAAGTGAAGAAGCCAGACAAGTGTCTTCAGAAACAGAGAAGCAGGAACGTCAGCAGAAGCATCTCCGTGGAGGAACCACAGCTCTTCATCCCCGACAACGCTCCTGCCGTCGTGAAGAAGGAAACCAGTGAAGAAGAACAGGCTAAAGAATCTGGGAAGGGACCAGAAAAGGAACCTGCAAATAGTGAGACCGTTGTGTGGGATCCAAACAAGAACTGTGGATTGTGCAATAAGCCACATAGTAACAA GTTCATGGTGGGCTGTGGGCACTGTGATGACTGGTTCCATGGGGACTGTGTTGGTCTAGACCTGGCCAAGGTGAAGCAGATGGAAGGGGGGGACCAGGAGTATGTCTGTCTGCAGTGCTGTACCAAGGACCAGTACACTACCACCAAG GAGCCAGGCGGTGCTGTGCAGGGGGAGGCCAGGGCAGAGGGACAGCAGAAGCCCTCTGAGACCCAGGACAACAAGATGGCCGCCAAGCAGAAACAGCCGCCCCCACATCCTGTCACCTCCGGGGGAGTCAGGCCCTTCAGAAAG GACTCTGTGGAAAGAAGACAGTCGACTGAGGTCAAAGATTCTACGCAGAAATCAG GAGTGTCAGTCAAACAGGAGACCAAGAGGCCCAAGGTGTCGTCTCCCTCCTCTAAGAAACCGGTGTCTGTTGACCAGATCAGACGGAGCGTCCGTGACGCCCTGAAGGACATCCTCCTGAAGAG GCTGAAGGAGTCTGATTTCCAGGCGTCACCAGAGAAGGCTGCTGAGGTGGCCAagaagactgagagagagctgTTTGCCttctacagagacacagactgcAAATACAAGAGCAAGTACCGGAGCTTGATGTTCAACCTCAAAGACACCAAAAACAAT GTGTTATTCAAGAGGGTTCTGAAAGGGGAGATTTCTCCTGGCACTTTGATAAGGATGAGTCCTGAGGAACTGGCCTCAAAAGAACTGGCtgcatggagacagagagagaatcgaCAC GCGATTGAGATGAttgagaaggagcagagagaggcggagaggcgACCCATCACCAAGATCACAcacaaaggagagatagagattgAGAGCCAGGAGTCTGGGAAGGCACCAGAAGCCATAGAGCCCGAG CCAGAGCCTGTGGCTGCTTCCAAAGTGACAGAGGAGCCAGTGGAAGTTCCCCAAGAGAAGACGTTGTCGACAACAACCGAGAGCGTCAATATTTTCCATGATACAACCAGTCTGCATAAGACTCACCTGTTTGACCTCAACTGTAAGATCTGCACAG GACGTATGGCTCCACCTGTGGAGGAGGCTCCTACCAAAGTGGTGAAAGTGGCCACTAGTGTAGTGAGGAGACGGTCTGCTACCAGCACTACAGAGGCAGTGACCAAGAACACACAGTCTACTACCTCCAGCACTACAGAGGGACAGACCACGAACACACCGTCTGCCACCACTACCtctacagagggagagacaccctCCTCATCTGCTAAGGACGACGACCTTCACCTCAAAGTCCTAGAGGAGAGCCTCCTCAGCGCCAAAACCTTCTCCAACTACAAGGGGAG GTCAGTGTCTATGAGTGGCCGAGATGGCGAGGCTTCCTTCCTGTCCAACCTGCAGCCTCTATGGAGAGGGCTTGTCAACATGCCTGCTGTGGCCAAGCTCCTCACTAAAGCCTTCCCTGTATCAGGTGTCCTGGACCACCTGACAGAG GATCTGCCGGAGAGTTTCCAGATGGGTGGGAGGATCTCCCCACAGATCGTATGGGACTACCTGGACAAAATCAGAGCCACTGGAACAAAG GAGGTGTGTTTGATTCGTTTTTCCCCTGAGACCGACGAGGATGAGATCCACTACACTCTGCTCTATGCCTACTTCAGTAGCCGTAAACGCTTCGGCGTGGTCGCCAACAACTTGAAACAAGTCAAAGACATGTATCTCATCCCCTTGGGTGCTATTGAGAAAGTCCCACACCAATTGGTTCCCTTTGATGGCCCAG GACTGGAAAACAACCGCCCCAACCTCCTGCTGGGTCTGATCATCCGCCAGAGGCCCAAACGGGACTTCCTGCCCGTCGACATCAACGAAACGGCCAGGTTCATACCGGAGAGCAAACCCGAGACAGCGACGACTACGGTTACCGTAAACAACAAGGAAGTTacccgggaggaggaggagaactcTTACATCTCCTCTCTGTGCGCTTCAAGTACTAAAGAAAAGGACAGAGAAGAGATACCATTGCTGAACACCGCTGAGGAAGTGGTCACAGCAGAACAGTCTAATACAGACATCTCTGAGAAAGCTGAAGGTGAAGATACTGAAGAGGGGTACCAACCACTACGTTTCCTTCCGGGGGTGTTGCGTAGTTGGGGCGGGGAGCTTCTGCCCCTGCCAGACTTCTCAG GTAACCCTCCACTGCTGGGTGATGATGGTCGAGAGCCCTCGGCTCCACAGACCTCCAAGGCTGACGGAGGAGCAGCAACCACTCCAGGAAGCTCCACCACCACTAAGAGTCCCAGCGCTGGTGCTCACAGACAGACTGGTTTTGTCATCAAGAAGAGGGAACCCAAAACGGTCAAAGCAGAGGAACCTGTGTCTTCCAGCTTGGCTGAAACTTCTACCGCTAACAACAACGCGTTGGCGAAAGAGGAGGGTGTGGCTTACCGTGGCCCGTCGGTCTCTCTGAAAGACAAACCTCCAGACGTCTCGACAGAGTCGTTCCTGGCCAGCCTCTCCACGGATCCCAACACAGACGGCTCCTTAAACAAAGGAGATTTGGCGTTGTGCGAAAAGGATAAATCCAAAGAAGAGAAGACATCTACTCTCTTGTCTCCTACAGCCACGTCCAACGCTTCTGTTGAGGAAAGCGTCCCCACACCAAAACCCCTTCCGAGTGGAATCCTGAAGAAAAGCTCTGCGTATTCCAATATGACTGAAGAACCAACTGCTGTCCAATCAGCAGGATCACAGGATCACCCCCAACCGGTTCCTGTCCTGACCACCAGGAAGTATCGTCCAATGGCAGCTCAACACGGAtacccctcccaccaccaccagactGGCTACAGACGCCCACCTCCAGACCATGGCCCACTACAGGTTGGTCCCTATGGTCCCATCCCCCTCCAGCCTGGAGGACCTCCTGTAGACTACCAGTACCAGCCAGCACCACCTGTCCCCCCCTTCGGTAACACCGCACCGCCACCTTTCCAGCACCCGCCCCAGCTACCCACCAACTTCAGCTACCCTACTGGCCCCCCACCACCCATGATGTACCCGCCACCTCACGACCCACAGATGCATAATCATGCTGGAATAACACAGTGGGCTCAACCTGGTCCAGGTCCCACATCTCCCAACTCTTTCCCCGGGGGGCTACCGTTAGCTTACGGTGGTGACCCTCAGAGGTTTGCCTCCGCTGAATCGTCCAACCCGAACCTGCCCCCATCCGCCGCTGCCAAAGAGGACCAGAAGGGGGCAGCGGAGAGGATTCTGTACAGCAACCCCTGGGACAGGCAGCCCGGGTCGGGCCACAAGAAGGAGGACCGGGACCAGTACGGGAGACACCGGCACCACAGTGAGTCCCGTCACGGAGAGAAGAGCCGGAACCACAGCCAAGAGGGGGGAAAGAAACGAGATAGAAgccggagcagagagagagaccggagtAAAGACTCTTCTTCTCACCACAGAGGGAGCCGGCACCACTCTAAAGACGAGCGCCACGGTCAcagcgagaggaggaaagaacGGCATCATAGCGACGGTGACCACGGGAACCGTCAcaaacacagcaggagagactcTGATTATGAGAAATCGAGGAGAAGTTCCAAAGACAGTCACTCATGA